The Solanum lycopersicum chromosome 8, SLM_r2.1 DNA segment GCTGTCAATTGTCTACTAATCCTGATATTCCTTGTTGTCTGCTGCAGGCTTTGCGTGAATACTATAACTCGAACACATTAAGAAGTAGAAGTGGAAGGGCTATTAGTTTCAGAGCTACAGCAAAAATTTTAGACGGGAGACAAGCTAGTTATAACAGTCAGGATCCGTTTGTGGCATCATATTCATCTAGAGGTCCTGATGTGAACAATGCACTCTTAGACACTGCTGATGTCCTTAAACCAAACATCATGGCTCCAGGATCCTCGATATGGGCATCTTGGAGCCCTAATAGTGAAGGAGATCAACAcatcaaaggtatgattataCAAATTCAGCGTATTTTACACACTTGAACAATGCTACTCATGAATTATCCAACATCAACCTTATATTTTGGTATCTAAAGGTATGGAGGTTAAGGATTAGGGTAGAAAGTTGGTAGGTAGTTGAGTTTTGTCTCGTTTTTCGGTGGGATTATGTTTGGTGTGAGTCTGGAAGCATCGTGTATGTCGTAGTATTAACCTTATACATGTAGTTTCTTGCTTTTGATAGTTGTTACCATCTGCTGTCTTTTGTGTTTCAATTACCACATTATTTCGTTATTGTTACTGTTCTTTTTCTGGATGCCATGTACTGCTTTCCATATTAATTGACCTGTTTTATCCACTTCAATATCTCCTTTTTCATTACTACTTTGATTTGTTGcacttgagccgagggtctttCGGGAACAATCCTTCTTCCTCCACGAGGTAGGGTAAGGTTTGCACACTATACCCTCCCCACTCCCCAGACCCCACTAGTGGAattacattgggtatgttgttgtttgttgttattatttcttattacaAGAACTGTAATTTGAAAAGACATCCTGTTTCCAGGACAGAATTTTGCACTTTTATCTGGAACAAGCATGGCTACTCCACACATTGCTGGAATTGCTGCTCTAATAAAACAGAAGCACCCTGGGTGGAGTCCTGCAGCCATTACGTCTGCGATGATGACAACTGCAGATGTAACGAATGGCTACTCTAGTACCCCTATTTTAGCTCAACAAACAAACCAGCTAACTCctgctactccttttgatttTGGATCTGGGCTTGTCAATCCATCTCGAGCCATTGACCCTGGACTTATTTTTAAGGCAAGTTTTAAACACTATGTGCTGTTTTTATGTTCAGTTCCAGGAGTCGATGAAATGTCTGTAAGACGAGCAGTTGGAGTTGGATGCCCGAGTAAGAAAAAAGCATGGTGCTCGGATTTAAACACGCCAAGTGTGACAATTTCAAACTTGGTAGGCTCAAGAAATGTGATCAGGAGGGTGACTAATGTCGCTGGTGTAGATGAAACGTACCAAGTGATCGTGCAAGAGCCTCTGGGCGTGAGTGTTACTGTAAGGCCACGAGTGTTTAACATCATTGCAAAGGCTTCAAAACATATTACCTTTGTCCTAAATGCAACTCAAACAACCAACACTTACTCATTTGGTGAAATCGTGTTCCAAGGTAACCAAAACCATACTGTTCGAGTGCCTTTGGCTGTGTTTGTAAGCAGCACTTTACATTCATGATGCTCTTGTATATATATCTtcataaaataaagttttgcCTTCTAGCATACACTGTAATCAGACTGTAATGCAGTTTACTTAAATAAGAGAAAATCATTCAGGTAACCTTCTTCTAAGCTCCAATAAATcagtgaaagaaaaagaagtgatCAAAAGAGACATGAAAGTAAGATTTGATAGCAATTATCAATCTTCAGTTTGTTAATCGATTAACCTTCAAATGCCTTGATTCTTAGACTCAGGTGTGATCCTTTGTTCATCGATGACTCTTCCTTAGTGTAGCAAAAACTTTGGAGAATAGGCCAGGCTTTCTTTGAACCTGTGAGAAAGAAAGTGAGTGTTTTCTTATAAAACAGTGATGTCTGGAAAAGCCAGAGTTGTATATTACTTCCCaacgtttcaatttgtttgtcttactttccttttcattccgttctctttccctttttgataactctttaactttaactttccacgtagCATGTTTAAGACGATAAGATTAAAGAACATTTTATTTAGTACATTCTACGTATCTTTAGTTTAAACATCGTGCCAAGTTATCAAAACTAGACAAACAgattgaaacggagggagtataacTAACTTTACAGTAAGTGAATTACCTGAAAACTCTTCACCAtggcttttattttatttgttttagaatccatattcttctttttcttggatTTCTTATTCTGAGTCATGAATGATCTAAGGAACCTTGGCATAACAAATTTCCAGTTCCCCATACAAGCTGGTACACTAACATATTTTGGCTTGTTTTTCACTGCAACAATCtgaaaaaactaataataattctGAGGACAGTAAGAATACTTTTATCATGGACAACACGTTAAAATTCTTTATGTTGTcagtgtatataagttaaatgcATATAATATATTAGCAAGATAAGAAACTTAGAACCTGAGAATTCTGTCTTTGGACTTGCTGTGGAACTAATGGTGTTGATGGCTTTGATTGATGATGATTCGAA contains these protein-coding regions:
- the LOC101248508 gene encoding uncharacterized protein isoform X1; translated protein: MPTRMVSYMRERTVYVAVLVEGPTRKRSNSTNNKFHHFQHQHLHVKHVANGRGYNRKAQLLDYSRNLRASNHHQSKPSTPLVPQQVQRQNSQFFQIVAVKNKPKYVSVPACMGNWKFVMPRFLRSFMTQNKKSKKKKNMDSKTNKIKAMVKSFQVQRKPGLFSKVFATLRKSHR
- the LOC101248508 gene encoding uncharacterized protein isoform X2; the encoded protein is MPTRMVSYMRERTVYVAVLVEGPTRKRSNSTNNKFHHFQHQHLHVKHVANGRGYNRKAQLLDYSRNLRASNHHQSKPSTPLVPQQVQRQNSQIVAVKNKPKYVSVPACMGNWKFVMPRFLRSFMTQNKKSKKKKNMDSKTNKIKAMVKSFQVQRKPGLFSKVFATLRKSHR